Proteins encoded within one genomic window of Jiangella mangrovi:
- a CDS encoding 5-oxoprolinase subunit PxpA: MTDALDLNCDLGEGFGAWTMGDDDALLDLVSSANVACGFHAGDPTIMRTVCERAGARGVTVGAHVGYQDLAGFGRRPIGISAAELTDHVLYQLAALDGIARSTGTQVRYVKPHGALYNAIVRDADQAGAVVDAVRSYDPRLTILGLPGSEVLRIASVHGVPTAAEAFGDRAYHADGRLVSRQRPGSVVTDPDEVAERCLRLATTGEVVSIEGDPVKVRARSLCIHGDTPGAVELVRRVREVLTAHGVAIAAFA; the protein is encoded by the coding sequence GTGACCGACGCCCTCGACCTCAACTGCGACCTCGGCGAGGGTTTCGGCGCCTGGACGATGGGCGACGACGATGCCCTCCTCGACCTCGTGAGCAGTGCCAACGTCGCCTGCGGCTTCCACGCCGGCGATCCGACGATCATGCGGACCGTGTGCGAGCGGGCCGGCGCCCGCGGCGTGACGGTGGGGGCGCACGTGGGCTACCAGGACCTCGCCGGGTTCGGCCGCCGGCCCATCGGCATCAGCGCCGCCGAGCTGACCGACCACGTCCTCTACCAGCTGGCCGCGCTCGACGGCATCGCGCGCAGCACCGGAACCCAGGTCCGCTACGTCAAGCCGCACGGCGCGCTCTACAACGCCATCGTCCGCGACGCCGACCAGGCCGGCGCCGTCGTCGACGCCGTCCGCAGCTACGACCCGCGGCTGACGATCCTGGGGCTGCCGGGATCGGAGGTGCTCCGGATCGCCTCGGTCCACGGGGTGCCGACGGCGGCCGAGGCGTTCGGCGACCGCGCCTACCACGCCGACGGCCGGCTCGTGTCGCGGCAGCGCCCGGGCTCGGTCGTCACGGACCCCGACGAGGTGGCCGAGCGCTGCCTGCGCCTCGCCACGACCGGCGAGGTGGTGAGCATCGAGGGCGACCCGGTGAAGGTGCGCGCCCGGTCCCTGTGCATCCACGGCGACACCCCGGGCGCCGTCGAGCTGGTGCGCCGGGTCCGCGAGGTGCTGACCGCCCACGGCGTCGCGATCGCCGCCTTCGCTTGA
- a CDS encoding GntR family transcriptional regulator, which produces MDASAALTAPADWMGELAVDRAALGRSSTAQRVAEILRARITEGLLPPGTRLSEDAIGTALGVSRNTLREAFRLLLHERLATHELGRGVFVRVLDATDVADLYRVRRLLESAALRNAPHAPPGAMARLEAALAEGAAAAAEERWRDVGTANMHVHQAIAGLAGSPRIDDIMRQLLAELRLAFHIMDAPKTFHAPYQKRHGQIADLLRAGQIELAERALDEYLNDAERQLIEAFAQLEAVQAGR; this is translated from the coding sequence ATGGATGCATCGGCGGCGCTGACCGCGCCAGCGGACTGGATGGGCGAGCTCGCGGTCGACCGGGCGGCTCTCGGCCGGTCCAGTACTGCCCAGCGGGTGGCGGAGATCCTGCGCGCCCGGATCACCGAAGGGCTGCTGCCACCGGGGACGCGGCTGTCCGAGGACGCCATCGGCACGGCGCTCGGGGTGTCGCGCAACACCCTGCGAGAGGCGTTCCGGCTGCTCCTGCACGAGCGGCTGGCCACGCACGAGCTGGGCCGGGGGGTGTTCGTCCGGGTGCTCGACGCGACCGACGTCGCCGACCTCTACCGGGTGCGCCGGCTGCTCGAGTCCGCGGCACTGCGCAACGCGCCGCACGCCCCACCAGGCGCTATGGCCAGACTCGAGGCGGCGCTGGCCGAAGGTGCGGCCGCCGCGGCCGAGGAGCGCTGGCGCGACGTCGGCACCGCGAACATGCACGTCCACCAGGCCATCGCCGGTCTGGCCGGCAGCCCGCGCATCGACGACATCATGCGCCAGCTGCTTGCCGAGCTGCGGCTGGCCTTCCACATCATGGACGCGCCGAAGACGTTCCACGCGCCGTACCAGAAGCGGCACGGCCAGATCGCCGACCTGCTCCGCGCCGGGCAGATCGAGCTGGCCGAGCGGGCGCTGGACGAGTATCTCAACGACGCCGAGCGGCAGCTCATCGAGGCGTTCGCGCAGCTGGAGGCGGTGCAGGCCGGCCGCTGA
- a CDS encoding ABC transporter permease subunit has protein sequence MTDLIQAVVNGLLIGAVFALVAVGLTLIYGVMDVINFAHGEMLMLGMYTSFFAWSLLGLDPLLSIPITGVAIALTGAFMYFTAVGRVLGKSPLAQVMVTFGLQVFLRGLAQFLWKPDTRTVTDPLLGSVRWEIGGVVIGGPQLAMAIGALITTGAIAWFMSRTRLGGAIRAAGEDAPAASLMGIDPRKMYALCWVIAGLVTGVAGALLMNRYSASPTAGVMFVLMAFVVVAFGGFGSIYGAAIAGLLVGVAQGVVGLYAPSYTLAAALALYLLVVTVRPQGLLGTR, from the coding sequence GTGACGGACCTGATCCAGGCCGTCGTCAACGGGCTGCTCATCGGTGCGGTGTTCGCCCTGGTCGCGGTCGGCCTGACGCTGATCTACGGCGTCATGGACGTCATCAACTTCGCCCACGGCGAGATGCTGATGCTCGGCATGTACACGTCGTTCTTCGCGTGGTCGCTGCTCGGGCTGGACCCGTTGCTGTCGATCCCGATCACCGGCGTGGCGATCGCCCTGACCGGCGCGTTCATGTACTTCACCGCCGTCGGGCGGGTGCTCGGGAAGTCGCCGCTCGCGCAGGTCATGGTGACGTTCGGGCTGCAGGTGTTCCTGCGCGGCCTGGCCCAGTTCCTGTGGAAGCCCGACACCCGGACGGTCACCGACCCGCTGCTGGGCTCGGTGCGCTGGGAGATCGGCGGGGTGGTGATCGGCGGGCCGCAGCTGGCGATGGCCATCGGCGCGCTGATCACCACCGGGGCGATCGCCTGGTTCATGAGCCGCACCCGGCTCGGCGGCGCGATCCGGGCGGCCGGCGAGGACGCCCCGGCGGCCTCGCTCATGGGGATCGACCCGCGCAAGATGTACGCGCTGTGCTGGGTGATCGCCGGGCTGGTCACCGGGGTGGCCGGCGCGCTGCTGATGAACCGGTACTCCGCCTCGCCCACGGCCGGCGTCATGTTCGTGCTGATGGCGTTCGTCGTCGTGGCGTTCGGCGGCTTCGGCAGCATCTACGGCGCCGCCATCGCCGGCCTGCTGGTGGGCGTCGCCCAGGGCGTCGTCGGCCTCTACGCCCCGAGCTACACGCTGGCCGCCGCGCTCGCGCTGTACCTGCTCGTCGTCACCGTCCGGCCACAGGGACTGTTGGGGACCAGATGA
- a CDS encoding branched-chain amino acid ABC transporter permease has translation MTAQTTLPPSLATAAPRRRPPAGWWSAAAILAALVLYPLVFTSPAAQNIGVLALTYAIAASGWNVLGGYAGQVSFGHALFFGTGAYTTAVLVRAGWSPWVAIAVSIPLAGLMAALVGLPCFRLRHHYFSIATIAFAEIAFVLVTNLDGLGRANGLELPITEQSLANLQFSLQDKRPYYYVVLGLYLLAALAIWLFLRGRAGSYVRAIRDDQVAAAAVGVPVQSFKLAAAALSGAVTGLAGSFYVLYVLFVDPPSGLGLDLSVSFALMAVLGGIGRFWGPLIGAWVLVMVQDYTRAEFSGTGRTVDLLIYGALIVIISVTEPGGLLAIVQRVRDAVGRRLARRRTGDTGEATA, from the coding sequence ATGACCGCACAGACGACTCTCCCGCCGTCCCTCGCGACGGCCGCACCGCGGCGGCGCCCGCCGGCCGGATGGTGGTCCGCAGCGGCCATCCTCGCCGCGCTGGTGCTGTACCCGCTGGTGTTCACCAGCCCGGCCGCGCAGAACATCGGCGTGCTCGCCCTGACGTACGCGATCGCGGCGTCGGGGTGGAACGTGCTCGGCGGCTACGCCGGGCAGGTGTCGTTCGGCCACGCGCTGTTCTTCGGCACCGGCGCCTACACGACGGCGGTGCTGGTCCGGGCCGGGTGGTCGCCCTGGGTGGCGATCGCGGTCTCGATCCCGCTGGCCGGCCTGATGGCGGCGTTGGTCGGTCTGCCGTGCTTCCGGCTGCGCCACCACTACTTCTCCATCGCCACCATCGCGTTCGCCGAGATCGCGTTCGTGCTCGTCACCAACCTCGACGGCCTCGGCCGGGCCAACGGGCTGGAGCTGCCGATCACCGAGCAGTCGCTGGCCAACCTGCAGTTCTCGCTGCAGGACAAGCGGCCGTACTACTACGTGGTGCTCGGGCTCTATCTCCTGGCGGCGCTGGCGATCTGGCTGTTCCTGCGCGGCCGGGCGGGCAGCTACGTCCGGGCGATCCGCGACGACCAGGTGGCGGCCGCGGCCGTCGGCGTGCCGGTGCAGAGCTTCAAGCTGGCCGCGGCGGCGCTGTCCGGCGCCGTCACGGGGCTGGCCGGCTCGTTCTACGTCCTGTACGTGCTGTTCGTCGATCCACCGTCGGGTCTGGGCCTGGATCTGTCGGTGTCGTTCGCGCTGATGGCGGTGCTCGGCGGCATCGGCCGGTTCTGGGGGCCGCTGATCGGCGCCTGGGTCCTGGTGATGGTGCAGGACTACACCCGGGCGGAGTTCTCCGGCACCGGGCGCACCGTCGACCTGCTCATCTACGGCGCGCTGATCGTCATCATCTCCGTCACCGAGCCGGGCGGCCTGCTCGCGATCGTCCAGCGGGTGCGCGACGCGGTGGGCCGCCGGCTCGCCCGCCGCCGGACCGGCGACACCGGGGAGGCCACGGCATGA
- a CDS encoding 5-oxoprolinase subunit B family protein — MPANDLRVLPCGDAAILVDLDDLERVLALHATLTQEPPAGVVDLVPAASTLLVVFDPASTTRARLTDDIVRRPPHTAAARPRPLVEIGVRYDGADLDDVAAHTGLTRAEVVRRHTAPEYTVAFNGFAPGFAYLTGMDPALTVPRRTSPRTRVPAGSVAVADRYSGIYPRQAPGGWQLVGHTDIVLWDLDRTPPALLLPGTRVRFLDLTEGGPE; from the coding sequence ATGCCAGCGAACGACCTGCGAGTCCTGCCCTGCGGCGATGCCGCGATCCTGGTCGACCTGGACGACCTCGAGCGCGTGCTGGCCCTGCACGCCACCCTCACCCAGGAGCCGCCCGCCGGTGTCGTCGACCTCGTCCCGGCCGCCAGCACGCTGCTCGTCGTCTTCGACCCCGCCAGCACCACCCGGGCCCGGCTCACCGATGACATCGTCCGCCGCCCGCCGCACACCGCGGCCGCCCGCCCGCGCCCGCTGGTCGAGATCGGTGTGCGCTACGACGGCGCCGACCTCGACGACGTCGCGGCGCACACCGGGCTGACCCGGGCGGAGGTGGTCCGGCGGCACACGGCGCCGGAGTACACCGTCGCCTTCAACGGCTTCGCGCCCGGCTTCGCCTACCTCACCGGCATGGACCCGGCGCTGACGGTACCGCGGCGCACCTCGCCGCGCACCCGGGTGCCGGCCGGCTCGGTGGCCGTCGCCGACCGCTACTCCGGCATCTACCCGCGCCAGGCACCGGGCGGCTGGCAGCTCGTCGGCCACACCGACATCGTTCTCTGGGACCTCGACCGCACACCGCCGGCACTGCTGCTGCCGGGCACGCGGGTCCGGTTCCTCGACCTCACGGAAGGCGGACCCGAGTGA
- a CDS encoding ABC transporter ATP-binding protein, with protein sequence MSILEIHELSCRFGGLWANRDISFEVPDHSIVGLIGPNGAGKSTLFSMIAGAQQPTSGKLVFAGRDVTGWSPHQAARAGVGRTFQLMRVFSSMTVAENVATAALVRHRSTREARRAADEVLERLGLGPVAHTQASSLTAAGKKRLEMARALAIRPKLLLLDEVLSGLTPTEANEAVEIVRSLRRDDVTVVMVEHVMEIIMPLCDRVVVLHHGQKLFEGAPHDVVRDAAVVDAYLGEAV encoded by the coding sequence ATGAGCATTCTCGAGATCCACGAGCTGTCCTGCCGGTTCGGCGGGCTGTGGGCCAACCGCGACATCTCGTTCGAGGTGCCCGACCACAGCATCGTCGGCCTGATCGGCCCCAACGGCGCCGGTAAGAGCACGCTGTTCTCCATGATCGCCGGGGCGCAGCAGCCGACGTCGGGGAAGCTGGTCTTCGCCGGCCGCGACGTCACCGGCTGGAGCCCGCACCAGGCCGCGCGGGCCGGGGTCGGGCGCACGTTCCAGCTGATGCGGGTGTTCTCGTCGATGACCGTCGCCGAGAACGTCGCGACCGCGGCGCTGGTGCGGCACCGGTCGACGCGCGAGGCCCGCCGGGCGGCGGACGAGGTGCTGGAGCGGCTCGGCCTCGGCCCGGTCGCCCACACCCAGGCGTCGTCGCTGACCGCGGCCGGGAAGAAACGGCTCGAGATGGCCCGCGCGCTGGCGATCCGGCCCAAGCTGCTGCTGCTCGACGAGGTGCTCTCGGGCCTCACGCCGACCGAGGCCAACGAAGCTGTGGAGATCGTCCGTTCACTCCGCCGTGACGACGTTACGGTAGTCATGGTGGAACACGTCATGGAGATCATCATGCCCCTGTGCGATCGCGTGGTCGTCCTGCATCACGGCCAGAAGCTGTTCGAGGGTGCCCCGCACGACGTGGTCCGCGATGCCGCGGTGGTCGACGCCTACCTGGGCGAGGCGGTCTGA
- a CDS encoding ABC transporter ATP-binding protein produces the protein MLSVSGLDLDYGGAVALRGVDLTVGEGEMVALVGANGAGKTSLLAAVSGLHRPVRGRIDFLGTDLAAMPPHQVSRRGISLVPEGRRLFAHQTVLQNLMLGAYLERDAAARAGALDRVYELFPVLAERSGQRAGTLSGGEQQMVALGRALMMRPRLLMLDEPSLGISPKYTQLIFGVLGEIRRQGTTILLVEQNLRAALNLADRAYVLQTGSIVMSGPAAELAGSAEVKKSYLGL, from the coding sequence ATGCTGAGCGTCAGCGGGCTCGACCTCGACTACGGCGGCGCGGTCGCCCTGCGCGGCGTCGACCTCACGGTCGGCGAGGGCGAGATGGTCGCCCTGGTGGGTGCCAACGGCGCCGGCAAGACGTCGCTGCTCGCGGCGGTCAGCGGCCTGCACCGACCGGTGCGCGGGCGCATAGACTTCCTGGGCACCGACCTCGCCGCCATGCCCCCGCACCAGGTGTCCCGGCGCGGCATCTCGCTGGTCCCCGAGGGCCGGCGGCTCTTCGCCCACCAGACGGTGCTGCAGAACCTCATGCTCGGCGCGTACCTCGAGCGCGACGCCGCCGCCAGGGCCGGCGCGCTCGACCGCGTCTACGAGCTCTTCCCCGTGCTGGCCGAGCGCTCGGGCCAGCGGGCCGGCACGCTCTCCGGCGGCGAGCAGCAGATGGTCGCGCTGGGCCGGGCGCTGATGATGCGGCCGCGGCTGCTCATGCTCGACGAGCCCTCGCTCGGCATCTCGCCCAAGTACACCCAACTGATCTTCGGCGTGCTGGGCGAGATCCGCCGTCAGGGCACGACGATCCTGCTGGTCGAGCAGAACCTGCGGGCGGCGCTGAACCTGGCCGACCGCGCCTACGTGCTGCAGACCGGCTCGATCGTGATGTCCGGCCCGGCCGCCGAGCTAGCGGGGTCGGCCGAGGTCAAGAAGTCGTACCTGGGTCTCTAG
- a CDS encoding ABC transporter substrate-binding protein encodes MRKFTVLVAAVTAAAILSSCGEDSSSGGAGGSAEGGAAEDVRIAGLWPLSGANATQGTDVLHGAELAVEIINGEYPDLELPLAAEAGLPGLDGAQLELITGDTQGDPEVGASEVDRLVTSEGVVSILGSYQSGVTLTASQRAERLGIPFVNGASSSVALTDRGFEWFFRTGPNDETFARTMFEYLQSMRDAGQEVETISVFHSNDQFGNDGAAVTAEVAEELGFEVVGDVPFDPAAADLTSQVTQVRSQDPDVMFVLAYTDGAIKLMQTLDQLDYYPAALLAYGSGFADPAFVTGLGDLANGASSRAAWSAEIAQQRPAAATVAEMFEAEYDAPMTENSARSFTAVLALAQAIDAAGSTEPGAIRDALRELDVPAEETIMPWTGISFDDTGQNTGARGVVEQLVDGEYRVIFPEEFATVEPTWPMNGQ; translated from the coding sequence ATGCGCAAGTTCACGGTCCTCGTCGCGGCGGTGACGGCGGCGGCCATCCTGTCGAGCTGCGGCGAGGACTCCTCGTCCGGCGGCGCGGGCGGCTCCGCCGAGGGCGGCGCCGCGGAAGACGTCCGGATCGCCGGGCTGTGGCCGCTCAGCGGCGCCAACGCCACCCAGGGCACCGACGTCCTGCACGGCGCCGAGCTGGCGGTCGAGATCATCAACGGCGAGTATCCCGACCTGGAACTCCCCCTGGCGGCAGAGGCGGGCCTGCCGGGCCTCGACGGCGCCCAGCTCGAACTGATCACCGGCGACACCCAGGGCGACCCCGAAGTGGGCGCCAGCGAGGTCGACCGTCTGGTCACCAGCGAGGGCGTGGTCAGCATCCTCGGCTCGTACCAGTCCGGCGTCACGCTCACCGCGAGCCAGCGGGCCGAGCGCCTGGGCATCCCGTTCGTCAACGGCGCGTCGTCGTCGGTGGCGCTCACCGACCGCGGCTTCGAGTGGTTCTTCCGCACCGGCCCGAACGACGAGACGTTCGCCCGCACGATGTTCGAGTACCTGCAGTCGATGCGCGACGCCGGCCAGGAGGTCGAGACGATCAGCGTCTTCCACAGCAACGACCAGTTCGGCAACGACGGCGCCGCCGTCACCGCCGAGGTGGCCGAGGAGCTGGGCTTCGAGGTCGTCGGCGACGTCCCGTTCGACCCCGCCGCGGCGGACCTCACCTCGCAGGTCACGCAGGTCCGCTCGCAGGACCCGGACGTGATGTTCGTGCTGGCCTACACCGACGGCGCGATCAAGCTCATGCAGACGCTGGACCAGCTCGACTACTACCCGGCGGCGCTGCTCGCCTACGGCAGCGGCTTCGCCGACCCGGCGTTCGTCACCGGCCTGGGCGACCTCGCCAACGGGGCGTCGTCGCGGGCGGCGTGGTCGGCCGAGATCGCCCAGCAGCGGCCGGCGGCGGCCACCGTCGCGGAGATGTTCGAGGCGGAGTACGACGCGCCGATGACGGAGAACTCGGCCCGCTCGTTCACCGCGGTGCTGGCGCTGGCGCAGGCCATCGACGCCGCCGGGTCGACGGAGCCGGGGGCCATCCGCGACGCCCTGCGCGAACTCGACGTCCCGGCCGAGGAGACGATCATGCCGTGGACCGGGATCAGCTTCGACGACACCGGCCAGAACACCGGCGCGCGCGGGGTCGTCGAGCAGCTGGTCGACGGCGAGTACCGGGTCATCTTCCCGGAGGAGTTCGCGACCGTGGAGCCGACCTGGCCGATGAACGGGCAGTGA
- a CDS encoding metalloregulator ArsR/SmtB family transcription factor: protein MTTVELPPTDLLSTDDVARFAESFACLADPTRVRLLHAVATAPGGRTVGELTERLGISQSTCSHHVRKLSDVGFVHVDKQGPFSRITVNEACIIGLPHMADVVMGALATRPRHPEDVPGGVTVRELRLDDWPAVRRIYQEGLDTGIATFDTTVPPSTRLAARWLPGHRWVAEADGAVVGWTAVAQASSRDCYRGVGETSVYVDRAHRGRGVGKALLFTQVTAADRAGLWTLQTSVFSVNRAGLSLHHQAGYRTVGVREKFAQRDGVWHDCILLERRRSG, encoded by the coding sequence GTGACCACCGTCGAGCTCCCCCCGACCGATCTGCTCTCCACCGACGACGTCGCCCGCTTCGCCGAGTCCTTCGCCTGTCTGGCCGATCCCACCCGTGTCCGCCTGCTGCACGCCGTCGCGACGGCGCCGGGCGGCCGGACCGTGGGCGAGCTGACCGAGCGGCTCGGCATCAGCCAGTCGACCTGTTCCCACCACGTCCGCAAGCTCTCCGACGTCGGCTTCGTCCACGTCGACAAGCAGGGCCCGTTCAGCCGCATCACCGTCAACGAGGCTTGCATCATCGGGCTGCCGCACATGGCCGACGTCGTCATGGGCGCGCTGGCCACCCGCCCCCGCCACCCCGAGGACGTCCCCGGCGGCGTCACCGTCCGCGAGCTGCGCCTCGACGACTGGCCGGCCGTACGCCGCATCTACCAGGAGGGCCTCGACACCGGCATCGCGACGTTCGACACCACCGTCCCGCCGAGCACCCGGCTGGCCGCCCGCTGGCTGCCCGGGCACCGCTGGGTCGCCGAGGCCGACGGCGCCGTCGTCGGCTGGACGGCGGTCGCCCAGGCGTCGTCGCGCGACTGCTACCGCGGTGTCGGCGAGACGTCGGTGTACGTCGACCGCGCGCACCGCGGCCGCGGCGTCGGCAAGGCACTGCTGTTCACGCAGGTCACGGCCGCCGACCGGGCCGGGCTCTGGACCCTGCAGACGTCGGTGTTCAGCGTGAACCGGGCCGGGCTGTCGCTGCACCACCAGGCCGGCTACCGCACGGTCGGGGTGCGCGAGAAGTTCGCCCAGCGCGACGGCGTCTGGCACGACTGCATCCTCCTGGAGCGCCGCCGCTCCGGCTGA
- a CDS encoding DUF2891 family protein, with protein MNKTRRYRSAASVIGISALALALLAAPGATAAPRSADCYDTDLPATVEESRLTVPTVPGAAPASEQLLAAGGFQRNVDRFATQLCAAPNLRSATMLAEQHGATLWRSAIQRAQGPSRPSLGWIDSYDDRPLYWAHLSATRALRQWDPGFPISDEERAELIKAFVYNARGIDSTDFPEGADVTRVLVSGFDPYTLQTEPRRSNPSGVTALQLDGLRYETDEGLIAIEAVTLPVTWSGFDAGIVEDAFGPHLRSDSPQRADMIMTISQGGSFNIEQWAGRWRGGSDDNNNEGEPEVVPEVATWPMPEPAEFIETTLPHEAMVAAGTTPFAVQLNPRICEVLAGQTAQTCHNNGPTEGSAARSGGGGNYLSNESMYRSNRVRLGLRATDVPGGHLHTPAQTYPSDRSLLIDPATQQRRHDIADQGVALVKAAAEATQERNSWAGFQADRVEMIEQLIEPVEHCFVQNDAYDTNSQIFDGCYDWHSAVHGAYSLQALYGLTDDQRYLDVVQSKITPESITAELAYMRGRITNSENPYGFSWYLAFQKEREETTGNYDMRPLADEAVARIRTLVTGLTPQQMIDRVLVPNYPNVSWALIHLKLWAEYTGDEELAAFVHQQTERILLNPVLDTRCPVSADTTQDHREFFPPCLMRIAAVAQTWDVPAATLKAWVEERVPSDLWIDPVIAPVRNHSHALNFSRAYALWHIYEATGNVQHRSNFTDLIRYQVSRPDLWTLEDSELGYDVSHWVAQFGIRAIMQTFRDIGDPPR; from the coding sequence GTGAACAAGACACGGCGATACCGGAGCGCGGCTTCGGTCATCGGGATCTCGGCCCTAGCTCTGGCGCTCCTCGCCGCGCCCGGCGCGACGGCGGCACCACGCTCGGCTGACTGTTACGACACGGACCTGCCGGCGACGGTGGAGGAGTCGCGGCTGACCGTTCCGACGGTGCCCGGCGCCGCGCCGGCCTCGGAGCAGTTGCTCGCGGCCGGCGGCTTCCAGCGCAACGTCGATCGGTTCGCGACCCAGCTGTGCGCCGCGCCCAACCTGCGCTCGGCCACCATGCTGGCCGAGCAGCACGGCGCGACGCTGTGGCGCAGCGCCATCCAGCGGGCCCAGGGCCCGAGCCGCCCCAGCCTCGGCTGGATCGACAGCTACGACGACCGCCCGCTCTACTGGGCGCACCTCTCGGCGACCCGGGCGCTGCGCCAGTGGGACCCCGGCTTCCCGATCTCCGACGAGGAGCGGGCCGAGCTGATCAAGGCGTTCGTCTACAACGCCCGCGGCATCGACAGCACCGACTTCCCCGAGGGTGCCGACGTCACCCGGGTGCTGGTGAGCGGTTTCGACCCGTACACGCTGCAGACCGAGCCGCGGCGGTCCAACCCGTCCGGCGTGACGGCGCTGCAGCTCGACGGGCTGCGCTACGAGACCGACGAGGGACTCATCGCGATCGAGGCGGTGACCCTGCCGGTGACGTGGAGCGGCTTCGACGCGGGCATCGTCGAGGACGCGTTCGGCCCGCACCTGCGCTCGGACAGCCCGCAGCGCGCCGACATGATCATGACGATCAGCCAGGGCGGCAGCTTCAACATCGAGCAGTGGGCCGGGCGCTGGCGCGGCGGCTCGGACGACAACAACAACGAGGGTGAGCCGGAGGTGGTCCCTGAGGTCGCCACCTGGCCGATGCCGGAGCCGGCGGAGTTCATCGAGACCACGCTTCCGCACGAGGCGATGGTGGCGGCCGGGACGACGCCGTTCGCCGTCCAGCTCAACCCGCGCATCTGCGAGGTGCTGGCCGGGCAGACCGCCCAGACCTGCCACAACAACGGCCCGACGGAGGGGTCGGCGGCGCGCTCCGGCGGCGGCGGGAACTACCTGTCCAACGAGAGCATGTACCGGTCCAACCGCGTCCGCCTGGGGCTCAGGGCCACCGACGTGCCGGGCGGGCACCTGCACACGCCGGCGCAGACGTACCCGAGCGACCGGTCCCTGCTCATCGACCCCGCCACCCAGCAGCGTCGACACGACATCGCCGACCAGGGCGTCGCGCTCGTGAAGGCCGCCGCCGAGGCCACCCAGGAGCGCAACTCCTGGGCGGGCTTCCAGGCCGACCGGGTCGAGATGATCGAGCAGCTGATCGAGCCGGTCGAGCACTGCTTCGTCCAGAACGACGCCTACGACACCAACAGCCAGATCTTCGACGGCTGTTACGACTGGCACTCGGCGGTCCACGGCGCCTACTCGCTGCAGGCGCTCTACGGCCTCACCGACGACCAGCGCTACCTGGACGTCGTCCAGTCGAAGATCACCCCGGAGTCGATCACGGCCGAGCTGGCGTACATGCGCGGGCGGATCACCAACAGCGAGAACCCGTACGGCTTCTCCTGGTACCTGGCCTTCCAGAAGGAGCGCGAGGAGACCACGGGGAACTACGACATGCGCCCGCTGGCCGACGAGGCCGTCGCCCGCATCCGGACGCTGGTGACCGGGCTGACCCCGCAGCAGATGATCGACCGGGTGCTCGTGCCCAACTACCCGAACGTGTCCTGGGCGCTGATCCACCTGAAGCTGTGGGCGGAGTACACCGGCGACGAGGAGCTGGCGGCGTTCGTGCACCAGCAGACCGAGCGGATCCTGCTCAACCCCGTGCTGGACACCCGCTGCCCGGTCTCGGCGGACACCACCCAGGACCACCGTGAGTTCTTCCCGCCGTGCCTCATGCGGATCGCCGCGGTGGCGCAGACCTGGGACGTTCCGGCCGCCACCCTGAAGGCCTGGGTGGAGGAGCGGGTCCCGTCGGACCTCTGGATCGACCCGGTGATCGCCCCGGTGCGCAACCACTCGCACGCGCTGAACTTCAGCCGGGCGTACGCGCTGTGGCACATCTACGAGGCGACCGGCAACGTCCAGCACCGGTCCAACTTCACCGACCTGATCCGCTACCAGGTCAGCCGGCCGGATCTCTGGACGCTGGAGGACTCCGAGCTGGGCTACGACGTCTCGCACTGGGTCGCGCAGTTCGGCATCCGGGCGATCATGCAGACGTTCCGCGACATCGGCGACCCGCCGCGCTGA